A window of Staphylococcus lloydii genomic DNA:
TCTGCTAATGAGAATAGGGATTGGGCGTGATCAGTGTCATCAAATGTGTAACTTGATGTTTGATAAATTGGTACTGCACGGGATTTTGAAAAGTCATCGACTTCTTGACCGGCATGAATTGATAGTGTATCTAAATGCCATTTTTGTTCACTCATTATAAGACACTCCTTTTATTTAGAATTTTCTGATAATTATAACTATACTATTTGCGCTTTTAGAAATCAATATATCTTATTAAAATGATAGGGATTTGTGGTTTGATTGTTTGCTATTAATTATCAAGCTGATGTATAATACTTATCGATTAAATAGGAATTGATTTATACTATTAGGCTTTGTACTAGTCACTTGGAAGAGCAAATTTAAAACAAGACACAAAGGAGAATTATAATGAATAAAAAGACTCAATTAATACATGGTGGACACACAACGGATGATTACACTGGAGCCGTAACAACACCCATTTATCAAACAAGTACTTATATGCAGGACGGCATTGGTGATTTAAGACAGGGTTATGAATATTCACGTTCGGCTAATCCAACACGTGCTTCATTAGAAAGTGTTATTGCAGAATTAGAACAAGGTAATTATGGTTTTGCATTTGGTTCAGGTATGGCTGCAATTACAGCAGTTATTATGTTATTAGATGAAGGTGATCATTTATTAATTAACTCAGACGTTTATGGTGGAACATATCGTGCCTTAACTAAAGTGTTTACACGCTATGGGATTAAGGTTGATTTTATAGATACAACACATGCTGATCAAATCGAACAACACATCACACCACAAACGAAAATGCTGTATATTGAAACACCTTCAAATCCGTTATTACGTGTTACTGATATTAAAGCAGCTGTAGACATAGCTAACAGAAATAATTTAATCTCTGTAGTGGATAATACATTTATGACACCTTATTTCCAAAATCCTTTAGCGATTGGCGTAGATATTGTGTTACATTCTGCTACGAAATATATTTGTGGTCATAGTGATGTTGTAGCAGGATTAGTTGCGACAAAACGTGATGATTTAGCAGAACGTATTGGTTTTATTCAAAATTCAACAGGTGGCGTATTAGGACCTCAAGATAGTTATCTATTAATCAGAGGGATTAAAACATTAGGCTTAAGAATGGATCAAATTCAACGTAATACGTTAGCTATTATCGAAATGTTACAAAATCACGTTGCCGTAAACAATGTATTCCATCCGAGTATTGCAAGCCATTTAAATCATGAAATTCATGAAAATCAATCTTCTGGCCACACTGGCGTAGTTGCATTTGAGGTTGCAGATATTGATAAAGCTAAAGAGGTTATTAAAAAATCACAATACTTTACTTTAGCTGAAAGTTTAGGTGCTGTTGAAAGTTTAATTTCAGTTCCGGCACTTATGACACATGCATCTATTCCAAAAGACGTCCGTGAAAAAGAAGGTATTGCGGATGGCTTAATTCGTCTTTCAGTAGGAATTGAGGATACAGAGGACTTAGTACAAGACTTACAACAAGCATTAGATGTTGTTAAATAACTAAATATATTTATTTAATAGCGATACTGAAACTATGTGTTTTAGTATCGCTATTTTTATTGACAACGAACAAAAAAGTAGTAATATGTAAATAAAGTGAGTGCTCACTCATCTTATTAAAGCGAGGAGGCATACTTTATGATAGAGGTAAAAAATGTAAGTAAGTCCTTTGGTAAACAACAAGTGTTGAATGATATATCGATATCATTTAATTCAGGTGAGGTTGTAGGGCTGATAGGTCCTTCTGGTACTGGAAAGACGACGTTAATCCAGTGCATTTTAGGCATGGAGAAAACAGATGACGGCAAGGTTTCGATTCAAGAACATACCATGCCCAATAGAAAAATATTATCGAATATTGGCTATATGGCTCAAAATGATGCTTTATATAACGATTTGACTGGACGTGAAAATTTAACATTTTTTGCAAGAATTTATATAAATGACAAAGAAGATATTAAAAAGCGTGTCGACATATGTAGTTCGATGGTGCAATTAGACAAAGATTTGGATAAGAAAGTCGAAATGTATTCTGGTGGTATGAAACGACGTTTATCTTTAGCTATTAGCTTTTTACAAGACCCAAACATTCTTATTTTAGACGAACCAACGGTGGGGATTGATCCTAAATTACGTCAGGCAATTTGGAAGGACTTAACTAAAGCAAAATCAGAAGATAAATGTATTATAGTTACAACGCATGTATTAGATGAAGCTACACGTTGTGACAAACTCGTATTAATGAATCAAGGGAAGATATTGGCTACGGGTACACCCGATGAAGTGAAAAAACAATATCACACAGATACGATTGAAGGCGTATTTCTGAATATGGAGGGATAATATGAATTCGTTGTATATAGCAGGACGTATTTTTAAACAAACGATTCGAGATATAAGAACGTTGGCGCTCTTACTTATTGCACCTATATTAATATTGTCGTTACTATATTATATTTTTACAGTTGCCGATAATACGAATGGTGTGAAGGTTGGCGTTCACGATGTACCAGATTCATTAATTTCTGAATTACATGATAAAGACATTCACGTTAAACATTATAATAATAGCGACGATATAAACCATAAAATTAAAGACGACAAATTAACAGGATTTTTGCACAGCGATGGTCACAAAGTATCAGTGACTTATGCTAACGATAATCCTACACAAGCAGGAGAATTAACAGGTGCGAATCAAAAGTGGCTAATGAGCCATAATATGAATGCGATGAAAGATAATACTAATAAATTGCATCAAGCGTTAACTAAAATTCAACAAAAAATGCCTGATAATGGGAAAAGTACCCCTAAGCAAGATATGGCTAAGCCATATAAACTAACGTCTCATTATTTATATGGTTCATCAGATTCTACGTATTTTGATATGATCAACCCTATATTAATCGGGTTCTTTGTCTTTTTCTTTACGTTTTTAATTTCGGGTATTGGCTTGTTAAAAGAGCGTACTTCAGGTACATTAGAACGCTTACTTGCTTCTCCGATAAAAAGGAGTGAAATTATTTTTGGTTATGTCTTCGGTTATGGTAGTTTTAGTGTTATCCAAACTGTAGTCGTAGTATTATATGCAATTTATATTCTACACATAGACCTAGTAGGTTCGATATGGTTCGTACTATTGACAGCAATATTAACAGCACTCGTCGCTGTGACATTTGGTATATTATTATCAACTTTTGCTTCCTCAGAATTCCAAATGATTCAATTTATACCATTAGTCATAGTGCCACAAGTATTATTTGCTGGTATTATACCAATTGAATCAATGAATAAAGGGTTACAGTACTTTTCTCATATCATGCCATTATTTTATACCGGGCAAACGATGCAAAATATTATGATTAAGGGATATGGATTTAATGATATATACATTTATTTAATTGTATTACTAGCATTTTTCATTTTCTTATTGATTTTAAATATTATAGGCATGAAAAGATATAGAAAAGTATAGGAGGTCAGTATGAATCAAGATATCAAGTCATTAGTTGAAACGATTGTGCCACAACTGGAATATTTAAGCGATAAACAAAGACGTGTCATAGAAAGCGCTATTGCATTATTTAGTGAGCAAGGTTTTGATAAAACGAGTACTAAAGAAATTGCGCAACGTGCAAATGTCGCAGAAGGCACAGTATTTAAACAGTTTAAAAGTAAACGAATGTTATTATATGCAGGTTTAATTCCAATTTTAAGAGACCACATTGCGCCAGTAGCTGTTAAACAATTTACAGATGAATTAAACGACACAAAACATTTTGATGAGTTTATCAATTTGTTTGTAGACAATAGGTCTCAATTCATTTATGACAATAGACGTATTCTTAAAGTTGTCTTGAATGAAGCCATTACTAACGAGAATTTCCAAAATATATTAGTTAATATTTTCACTCATAAGCTAACGAGTAGTTTAAAAGATAAAATTGTATGGTTTATCAGTAATGGGGAGATGCGTGACGTTGAACCAGAGTTCTTTATACGTACGGTCATTGCACAAATTTTAAATTTAAATATCCCAGTAATAATAAATAATAACTATACTAAAGGTGAAAGTTATAAGCAGTTTGCATTATTTGTAAAAGATGGACTGTATAAAATGTTTAAGCAATCATAGACATAAAGCCAAATATAAAATAAGAGGTTGAGCAAAGTATCATTTCTCAACCTCTTATTTATTAATTTATTTTTTCGGAATCCCAATTACGTGACCGATTTGTTTAGGTACTTCAAACTGTGGTTGTTGTGAATAATAATCTGCGATAGTTTGATAAATTTTATCCGGGAATGGTGCACTCTTACGTGTCTTATTACTTACACTAATCATCATTACTTCATAAGTAGCCACTTTTTCACCTTGTGCATTAGTCATTACTAAAATTAGATGTGTACGTTTGGCATCATAATCATAAATATAAGGTCTTACAGTAAAAGTATCACCTAAACGTAATTCTTTTAAAAAAGAAATATGTGATTCTAAACTGAAAATGGTTACTGGCAAATCTTCACGTTCAAATTCATAACCGACAGATTTGAAGAAATAGACGACGCAATCACTAAATAATGAATAATATTTAGCATCATGCATGTGGTCGTTATGATCTATCCAAGAAGTTTCGACCGTAAAGTTATACTCAAATATTGTTGTCATTAGAAGTCCTCCAATTAATTTCGCTCTTGCAATTTTCTCAATGATATTAGTTTATACCAAATTATTAGGTTGTGTATAGAATAATCGTTCAAGACGCGTAATTTTATTGAAAATTGAGAACCACAGCGCACTGTGAATCTCAATAAATGTTACATGCAGTACTTAACTAATTATACCTAAAGATTTTAACAAAGTAGCAAAGTCATATATGATGAAATTATGATTCAATTATTTAATTTATACTATCAAATTAAAGAGCATAATATTTTAAAAAATATTAATTTTGACCTTCAAAAAGTTGAAAAAATTGGTATTATAGAAAGAGTGGCGTAGGTAAAACAACCTTAGCGCAATTATTAGGAGTAATAAAACCAACTACTGGTTATCGTAATATAAATGCCGAAACGGTATTACCCATATTTCAGCATCTTTTAGAAGATTTGAGTCATACATATAAGATTCAATAACCGTCAGATAAAGCAGTTCGTTATTTTAGTATTAAAGAAAAAGAGGGGTTCAGAAAATGAAAAAATTAATTGTCACATTAATTGCAATGTTACTTGTTTTAACGGCTTGTAGTAATGGTTCTGATAATAAGAACGATAAAGAGGCAACAAAAAATTATAAACAAGATTCAGGGAAAACGATAAAAGTTCCTAAAAAACCTAAACGTATCGTTGTTTTAGGTGCTACATATGCGGGTGGTTTAAAACAGTTGGATGCTAACGTAGTTGGTGTTGCCAAAATCGTAAACGACAGCAAAGTACTTAAAGATAAATTTAAAGACGTCAAAAAGGTAGACCCAGAAAACGTTGAAAGTGTAGCGAAATTAAAACCAGATTTAATCATTGATTATAGCACTGATAAAAATCTTAAAAAGCTACAAAAAGTAGCACCTACAGTAGCATTTGATTATCAAAAACATGATTACAAACAGCAACACATTGAATTAGGTAAACTTGTA
This region includes:
- a CDS encoding aminotransferase class I/II-fold pyridoxal phosphate-dependent enzyme, whose translation is MNKKTQLIHGGHTTDDYTGAVTTPIYQTSTYMQDGIGDLRQGYEYSRSANPTRASLESVIAELEQGNYGFAFGSGMAAITAVIMLLDEGDHLLINSDVYGGTYRALTKVFTRYGIKVDFIDTTHADQIEQHITPQTKMLYIETPSNPLLRVTDIKAAVDIANRNNLISVVDNTFMTPYFQNPLAIGVDIVLHSATKYICGHSDVVAGLVATKRDDLAERIGFIQNSTGGVLGPQDSYLLIRGIKTLGLRMDQIQRNTLAIIEMLQNHVAVNNVFHPSIASHLNHEIHENQSSGHTGVVAFEVADIDKAKEVIKKSQYFTLAESLGAVESLISVPALMTHASIPKDVREKEGIADGLIRLSVGIEDTEDLVQDLQQALDVVK
- a CDS encoding thioesterase family protein; translation: MTTIFEYNFTVETSWIDHNDHMHDAKYYSLFSDCVVYFFKSVGYEFEREDLPVTIFSLESHISFLKELRLGDTFTVRPYIYDYDAKRTHLILVMTNAQGEKVATYEVMMISVSNKTRKSAPFPDKIYQTIADYYSQQPQFEVPKQIGHVIGIPKK
- a CDS encoding ABC transporter permease, yielding MNSLYIAGRIFKQTIRDIRTLALLLIAPILILSLLYYIFTVADNTNGVKVGVHDVPDSLISELHDKDIHVKHYNNSDDINHKIKDDKLTGFLHSDGHKVSVTYANDNPTQAGELTGANQKWLMSHNMNAMKDNTNKLHQALTKIQQKMPDNGKSTPKQDMAKPYKLTSHYLYGSSDSTYFDMINPILIGFFVFFFTFLISGIGLLKERTSGTLERLLASPIKRSEIIFGYVFGYGSFSVIQTVVVVLYAIYILHIDLVGSIWFVLLTAILTALVAVTFGILLSTFASSEFQMIQFIPLVIVPQVLFAGIIPIESMNKGLQYFSHIMPLFYTGQTMQNIMIKGYGFNDIYIYLIVLLAFFIFLLILNIIGMKRYRKV
- a CDS encoding TetR/AcrR family transcriptional regulator — its product is MNQDIKSLVETIVPQLEYLSDKQRRVIESAIALFSEQGFDKTSTKEIAQRANVAEGTVFKQFKSKRMLLYAGLIPILRDHIAPVAVKQFTDELNDTKHFDEFINLFVDNRSQFIYDNRRILKVVLNEAITNENFQNILVNIFTHKLTSSLKDKIVWFISNGEMRDVEPEFFIRTVIAQILNLNIPVIINNNYTKGESYKQFALFVKDGLYKMFKQS
- a CDS encoding ABC transporter ATP-binding protein codes for the protein MIEVKNVSKSFGKQQVLNDISISFNSGEVVGLIGPSGTGKTTLIQCILGMEKTDDGKVSIQEHTMPNRKILSNIGYMAQNDALYNDLTGRENLTFFARIYINDKEDIKKRVDICSSMVQLDKDLDKKVEMYSGGMKRRLSLAISFLQDPNILILDEPTVGIDPKLRQAIWKDLTKAKSEDKCIIVTTHVLDEATRCDKLVLMNQGKILATGTPDEVKKQYHTDTIEGVFLNMEG